A region from the Paenibacillus humicola genome encodes:
- a CDS encoding SH3 domain-containing C40 family peptidase translates to MKKISTLFLAAAIAAPLTLPVAAAASSGPSSGEIRATVSFRTGPSTSSDVIKYLHKGDDVTILDTVNSYWYKARDSGGSVGYVSSLSKYIAANAGGSAGAGSSFAANADIIASVSFRTGPSTDASRIRYLQRGERVQVIGQPNAWWFQVRDAGGTTGYVSSDTQYIHTNAGSAPSGGSSSGGHPASGSAAVEAIIADGMKYLGTPYEYGSNRNTTTTFDCSDLIETIFREGANVILPPDSRQQGAYVKSKGPVVTDWHQLKRGDLMFFGDYKGTSPSNYGPSYKANARISHVALYLGDGKVLQTYSKKSGGVRTDSIAGKHWEYRFLFGGSAL, encoded by the coding sequence ATGAAAAAAATATCCACCTTGTTTCTGGCGGCGGCCATTGCAGCGCCGCTTACGCTTCCCGTCGCAGCCGCGGCCTCATCCGGCCCTTCATCCGGCGAAATTCGGGCGACGGTCAGCTTTCGGACCGGTCCTTCAACGTCGTCGGACGTGATCAAATATTTGCATAAAGGCGACGATGTAACGATTCTCGATACGGTCAATTCCTATTGGTACAAGGCTAGAGACAGCGGGGGCAGCGTCGGTTACGTTTCGTCCCTGAGCAAATATATCGCAGCAAACGCCGGAGGCTCGGCCGGTGCAGGCTCGTCGTTCGCCGCCAACGCGGATATCATCGCTTCCGTCTCGTTCCGGACCGGCCCATCGACCGATGCGTCCCGTATCCGCTATTTGCAGCGGGGTGAGCGGGTACAGGTGATCGGCCAGCCGAACGCCTGGTGGTTCCAGGTGCGGGATGCTGGCGGCACGACCGGGTATGTAAGCAGCGATACGCAATATATACATACAAACGCCGGCTCTGCGCCTTCCGGCGGGAGCTCGTCCGGCGGCCATCCGGCATCCGGATCCGCGGCGGTAGAGGCGATCATCGCCGACGGGATGAAGTACTTGGGCACGCCGTATGAATACGGGTCGAACCGCAATACGACCACCACGTTCGACTGCTCGGATCTGATCGAAACCATTTTTCGCGAAGGGGCGAACGTTATCCTTCCGCCCGATTCCCGCCAGCAGGGCGCGTATGTGAAAAGTAAAGGACCGGTCGTCACCGACTGGCACCAGCTGAAGCGCGGCGACCTGATGTTCTTCGGGGATTACAAAGGGACGAGCCCGTCGAATTACGGACCTTCCTATAAAGCGAATGCCCGAATTTCGCACGTCGCGCTTTATTTGGGCGACGGTAAAGTGCTGCAAACGTATTCCAAAAAGTCAGGCGGCGTCCGCACGGACTCGATCGCCGGCAAGCATTGGGAATACCGCTTCCTGTTCGGCGGCAGCGCATTATAA
- a CDS encoding NAD-dependent malic enzyme, producing the protein MASTPLDGKTVIIRLELDTKRAHFGGAATAIEQAGGDIIAIDVIQTGRDKTVRDLTVKITESMATERISKALEALPGLRLVNVSDRTFLLHLGGKITVQPKTPIQNRDDLSRVYTPEVARVCTAIHEDQSKAFTLTVKRNTVAVVSDGSAVLGLGNIGPYAAMPVMEGKAMLFKQFADVDAFPICLDTQDTEAIIAAVKAIAPGFGGINLEDISAPRCFEIERRLREELDIPVFHDDQHGTAVVLYAGLLNALRLTGRTIDSARIVVCGIGAAGTACTKMLLAGGAKHIIGVERQGILTRDTHYPSGMWQWYAEHTNDERRSGGLAEALAGADVFIGLSAGGILTREHILSMNRDPIVFAMANPEPEIRPEIAEDLVAVFATGRSDYPNQINNVLCFPGIFRGALDCRASEINEPMKLAAAEAIASVIGEGELSPLYIIPSVFNQRIVEEVRRRVVQAAIASGAARRQPRE; encoded by the coding sequence ATGGCAAGCACGCCGCTGGACGGAAAGACAGTTATTATACGGCTGGAGCTCGATACGAAACGGGCCCATTTCGGAGGCGCAGCCACCGCGATCGAACAGGCGGGCGGCGATATCATCGCCATCGACGTGATCCAGACGGGCCGGGACAAAACAGTGCGCGATTTGACGGTCAAAATCACTGAGAGCATGGCGACCGAGCGGATCTCCAAGGCGCTGGAGGCGCTGCCCGGCCTCCGGCTGGTCAACGTATCCGACCGGACGTTCCTGCTCCACCTGGGCGGGAAAATCACGGTTCAGCCGAAAACGCCGATCCAAAACCGCGACGACCTCTCCCGCGTGTACACGCCGGAGGTCGCACGGGTCTGCACCGCCATTCATGAGGATCAGTCAAAAGCGTTCACCCTAACGGTCAAACGCAATACGGTCGCGGTCGTATCCGACGGCAGCGCCGTGCTCGGTCTCGGCAACATCGGCCCGTACGCCGCGATGCCGGTCATGGAAGGCAAAGCGATGCTGTTTAAGCAGTTCGCCGATGTCGACGCGTTCCCGATCTGCCTCGATACGCAGGATACGGAAGCGATCATCGCGGCGGTGAAAGCGATCGCTCCGGGTTTCGGCGGCATCAACCTTGAGGATATTTCCGCTCCCCGGTGCTTTGAGATCGAGCGGCGCCTGCGCGAGGAGCTGGATATTCCCGTTTTTCACGACGACCAGCACGGCACCGCGGTCGTGCTGTATGCCGGGCTGCTGAATGCGCTGCGGCTGACCGGGCGTACGATCGATTCGGCCCGAATCGTCGTCTGCGGCATCGGCGCGGCCGGCACGGCCTGCACGAAAATGCTGCTGGCCGGCGGCGCGAAGCACATTATCGGCGTCGAACGGCAGGGGATTCTGACCCGCGACACGCATTATCCGAGCGGCATGTGGCAGTGGTATGCCGAGCATACGAACGACGAGCGGCGAAGCGGCGGCTTGGCGGAAGCGCTGGCGGGAGCGGACGTGTTCATCGGCCTGTCCGCCGGCGGCATTCTCACCCGCGAGCATATCCTGTCGATGAACCGGGACCCGATCGTGTTCGCGATGGCCAATCCGGAGCCGGAAATCCGGCCCGAAATCGCAGAGGACCTCGTCGCCGTGTTTGCGACCGGGCGCTCGGATTATCCGAACCAGATCAACAACGTGCTCTGCTTCCCCGGCATTTTCCGCGGCGCGCTCGACTGCCGGGCCAGCGAAATCAACGAGCCGATGAAGCTGGCGGCCGCCGAAGCAATCGCCTCCGTCATCGGCGAGGGCGAGCTCAGCCCGCTCTATATTATCCCGAGCGTCTTCAATCAGCGCATCGTCGAGGAGGTTCGCCGCCGGGTCGTGCAGGCGGCGATTGCGAGCGGTGCGGCTCGAAGGCAGCCGAGGGAGTAG
- a CDS encoding MGDG synthase family glycosyltransferase gives MRKKRVLLLSEGFGSGHTQAAYALAFGLRELNPNIQTRVIELGKFLNPVIGPLIMNAYRKTVSKQPKLVGKLYHRQYKKSMNRFTQLALHRIFYTHTLKVFDQLKPDLIVCTHPGPNAVVSRLKRLGLVDIPLYTLITDYDAHGTWTSSEVNKYLVSTPLVKRKLTDRGIPASRIEVTGIPVHPDFWHTHDKSEIQAKFGLKPIPTVLIMGGGWGIMYSDDILEYMTRWRDRIQLIYCVGNNDKARERMLADPAFQHPNIQVLGFTKEVSKLMDVSDLLITKPGGMTCTEGLSKGIPMLFYEPIPGQEEVNCEYFVEYGFGEMLTSTELVDKWFSMILEPYTSVQYRRTLLVKRNQQYNPMQCSRAVLQLMQ, from the coding sequence ATGCGCAAGAAAAGGGTGCTTCTGCTCTCTGAAGGTTTCGGTTCCGGTCATACCCAGGCCGCATATGCGCTGGCATTCGGGCTTCGCGAGCTTAATCCGAACATTCAGACGCGCGTAATCGAGCTGGGCAAATTCCTGAATCCGGTCATCGGGCCTTTAATTATGAACGCATACCGCAAAACCGTCAGCAAACAGCCCAAGCTAGTCGGAAAGCTCTATCACCGGCAGTACAAGAAATCGATGAACCGCTTTACGCAGCTCGCGCTTCACCGCATCTTTTATACGCATACCTTGAAAGTATTCGATCAGCTGAAGCCGGATTTGATCGTCTGCACGCATCCGGGTCCGAACGCCGTCGTCTCGCGCCTGAAGCGGCTTGGCCTCGTCGATATCCCTCTTTACACGCTGATCACCGATTACGACGCACACGGCACGTGGACCAGCTCGGAAGTCAACAAATATTTGGTCTCCACCCCGCTCGTCAAACGAAAGCTCACCGACCGCGGCATTCCGGCGAGCCGGATCGAGGTGACCGGCATCCCGGTCCATCCGGATTTTTGGCATACGCACGACAAATCGGAAATTCAGGCGAAATTCGGCTTGAAACCGATACCGACAGTTCTTATTATGGGCGGAGGATGGGGCATTATGTACAGCGACGATATTCTCGAGTATATGACTCGCTGGCGCGACCGCATTCAGCTGATTTACTGCGTCGGCAACAACGACAAAGCGCGCGAGCGCATGCTGGCCGACCCGGCTTTTCAGCACCCGAACATTCAAGTGCTCGGTTTCACGAAGGAAGTCAGCAAGCTGATGGACGTGTCCGACCTGCTCATCACGAAGCCCGGCGGGATGACCTGTACCGAGGGCTTAAGCAAGGGCATTCCCATGCTCTTCTATGAACCGATTCCCGGTCAGGAGGAAGTGAACTGCGAATATTTCGTGGAGTACGGGTTCGGCGAAATGCTGACCTCGACGGAATTGGTCGACAAATGGTTTTCCATGATTTTGGAGCCGTACACCTCCGTCCAATACAGAAGAACGCTGCTTGTCAAACGCAATCAGCAGTATAACCCGATGCAATGCTCCCGCGCCGTCCTGCAGTTGATGCAATGA
- a CDS encoding kinase-associated lipoprotein B, which translates to MRSGENGVPAPGGLAAFGYKTGEYVGELMEWSGSRGLLKVLAVLKHPVQGDLHRPYDPDVPMFHERRALGLTEKTYVPAADIRPYEGEVPAYQESLRAALAKQKAELDRLKRWAERGIANLEQLEQDYR; encoded by the coding sequence ATGCGCAGCGGCGAGAATGGCGTTCCCGCTCCGGGCGGGCTCGCGGCGTTCGGTTATAAAACGGGTGAGTACGTCGGCGAATTGATGGAATGGAGCGGCTCCCGGGGGCTGTTGAAGGTGCTGGCGGTGCTGAAGCATCCGGTGCAGGGCGATCTGCATCGTCCGTACGACCCGGACGTGCCGATGTTCCACGAGCGGCGGGCGCTCGGGCTGACGGAGAAAACCTACGTGCCGGCTGCCGATATCCGGCCGTACGAAGGCGAAGTGCCGGCATATCAGGAGTCGCTCCGGGCGGCGCTGGCCAAGCAGAAAGCGGAGCTGGACAGGCTGAAGCGCTGGGCGGAGCGCGGAATTGCGAATTTGGAGCAGCTGGAGCAAGATTACCGTTAA
- a CDS encoding orotate phosphoribosyltransferase: MRDRILLAKDLCGAARLTAGVTNRSAQAQEADYDKYSFAADPRLLGAVTWELSTRVPVGTDVLAGLELSGIPIVTALAMETNLPAAFVRKQAETVGACKIVEGTDVSGKRAVVVVSVVTSGAQVVRRAAALREAGAIVEDVVCVIERSPEGRRALAEHGLRLHALYTMEELLEAAASP; the protein is encoded by the coding sequence ATGAGAGACCGGATTCTGCTCGCGAAAGACCTTTGCGGCGCGGCGCGCCTGACGGCCGGGGTTACGAATCGTTCGGCACAAGCGCAGGAGGCCGATTACGATAAGTACTCGTTCGCTGCCGATCCCCGCCTGCTCGGGGCGGTAACGTGGGAGCTGTCGACGAGGGTTCCGGTCGGCACCGACGTGCTGGCCGGGCTCGAATTGAGCGGGATCCCGATCGTGACCGCCCTGGCGATGGAGACGAATCTTCCGGCTGCTTTCGTGCGCAAGCAGGCGGAAACCGTCGGCGCGTGTAAAATCGTCGAAGGGACGGATGTAAGCGGCAAACGAGCCGTCGTCGTCGTCAGCGTCGTCACGTCCGGCGCGCAGGTGGTCCGGCGGGCCGCCGCGCTGCGCGAAGCGGGCGCGATCGTCGAGGATGTCGTCTGCGTCATCGAACGCAGCCCGGAAGGCCGGCGCGCCTTGGCCGAACACGGCCTGCGCCTGCACGCCCTGTATACGATGGAGGAGCTTCTCGAAGCGGCCGCGAGTCCGTAA
- a CDS encoding stalk domain-containing protein, protein MTSNFRKTRIAAALLAGSLAAGTLLAGAAAAEGALPPVRTPYAAAAKSEPDFAGTRIVAVGDSVTVGYEYGVTDRSAIYGYVDRLYEQALYRGRAELQNFGVLGLTTAGLQRWLEAAVKGTPITGEEAQPGISDYPQAAETIAQSAGLRQALEQADLVVMTIGGNDFLPLFDEIKTKQVTGDELKTDITSMLDSYKTALEASLRSILAINPQAEIVFSDQYLPVPDPSTNRLIKVVTADQYAALLDGMNRLRGIVEAVGQQFQAQGSSVRTVDISEPFLGHELMYTSIVRGRGDVHPSDDGYEKIAEAFAGGIWGSYRQPATLAGDAPLRLIVRGQAPAGSKPALKAGTTYLPIRSLAEALGASLSWDNKTKTAVFKANGQSSAFVIGSKTMKIDGQNEPLETPAYIDKATSSAYLPLAALSRGLGFQVVYRQKIKTVFVN, encoded by the coding sequence TTGACTAGTAACTTTAGGAAGACGCGGATCGCCGCGGCGCTGCTGGCGGGATCGCTGGCTGCGGGAACGCTGCTCGCCGGCGCGGCCGCCGCCGAAGGAGCGTTGCCGCCCGTGCGGACGCCTTATGCGGCGGCGGCCAAATCGGAGCCGGACTTTGCCGGCACCCGCATCGTCGCAGTGGGCGATTCGGTCACCGTCGGCTACGAATACGGCGTCACGGACCGGTCGGCCATCTACGGCTACGTCGACCGGCTCTACGAGCAGGCGCTGTACCGCGGACGCGCGGAGCTGCAAAATTTCGGCGTGCTCGGGCTGACGACGGCGGGCCTGCAGCGCTGGCTGGAAGCGGCGGTGAAGGGGACGCCGATTACCGGGGAAGAGGCTCAGCCGGGCATCTCAGACTATCCGCAGGCAGCGGAAACGATCGCGCAGAGCGCCGGGCTCCGCCAAGCGCTGGAGCAGGCCGATCTCGTCGTCATGACGATCGGCGGCAACGACTTCCTGCCCTTATTTGATGAAATCAAAACGAAGCAGGTGACCGGAGACGAGCTCAAGACGGACATAACCAGCATGCTGGACAGCTATAAGACGGCGCTCGAAGCGTCGCTTCGGTCGATTCTCGCCATCAATCCGCAGGCGGAAATCGTTTTTTCGGACCAATATTTGCCGGTGCCAGATCCGTCGACAAACCGGCTGATCAAAGTCGTAACCGCAGACCAGTACGCAGCGCTGCTGGACGGCATGAATCGTCTGCGCGGGATTGTCGAAGCGGTCGGCCAACAATTTCAGGCGCAGGGAAGCAGCGTGCGGACGGTCGATATCAGCGAGCCTTTTCTCGGCCATGAACTGATGTATACGAGTATCGTTAGAGGCAGGGGAGACGTTCATCCGTCGGACGACGGCTACGAGAAGATCGCCGAAGCGTTCGCCGGCGGCATATGGGGGAGCTACCGCCAGCCTGCGACGCTTGCCGGCGATGCGCCGCTGCGGCTGATCGTTCGCGGCCAAGCGCCCGCGGGCTCCAAGCCGGCGCTGAAAGCGGGCACGACCTATTTGCCCATTCGCAGTCTGGCCGAAGCGCTCGGCGCGTCGCTTAGCTGGGACAACAAGACCAAAACGGCCGTGTTCAAAGCGAACGGGCAAAGCTCCGCCTTCGTCATCGGGTCCAAAACGATGAAAATCGACGGGCAAAACGAACCGCTGGAAACACCGGCTTACATCGACAAGGCGACCTCCTCCGCTTATTTGCCGCTGGCCGCGCTGTCCAGAGGGCTAGGCTTCCAGGTCGTCTACCGCCAAAAGATCAAGACCGTTTTCGTCAATTGA
- the gltB gene encoding glutamate synthase large subunit: MKENRLGLPPKQGLYDPQYEKDACGMGFVANIKGRKSHTIIRQALTVLENMEHRGGQGSEPNSGDGAGIMIQIPHAFFARELKSLGISLSESGEYAVGMLFLSQDETVRGKHERELETIIREEGQTLLGWRTVPTNDEKLGQTAKAAMPFVRQVFIGRNAGLTDELAFERKLYVIRKRAEHGIRYSGAEGGDSFYFSSLSSKKLVYKGMLTTEQVRSFYLDLSDESMETAIALVHSRFSTNTFPSWERAHPYRYMIHNGEINTLRGNVNWMHARQTLFASELFGEDMEKIKPIINPDGSDTAMFDNTIEFLYLAGRSLPHAAMMMVPEPWSNHESMSEEKKAFYEYHSCLMEPWDGPAAMAFTDGTQIGAILDRNGLRPARYYVTKDDLIILGSEAGTVHVDPENILYKDRLRPGRMLLVDTKEGRIVSDEEVKAKVASEHPYREWLDEHLVDLYDLPDAPELPEPDHDTVQQRQQAFGYTFEDLRKVIEPMAGSGVEPIASMGYDAPLAVLSGRPQRLYNYFKQMFAQVTNPPIDAIREEIITATGTTIGPERNLLNPEPESCRHIRLDSPVLSNEEFAKLRHVRRPGFKSITLPILFTASEGEAGLRAALKQLCEAADRVIARGHNILILSDRGVDGENAAIPALLAVSALHHHLIREGTRTKVSILLESGEPREVHHFALLLGYGVSAVNPYLAFETLDDMIRQGLLRGLKHEKAVKNFIKAATKGVVKILSKMGISTIQSYRGAQIFEAVGLKKEVVDEYFTWTETRIGGIGLDVIAEETLKHHNRAFAEQEGRVKELDSGGDYQWRKDGEEHLFNPQTIHTLQMASRTNNYELYKKFSELVQGEDRKHLTLRSLLDFNFSAVPVPIEEVESVDSIVKRFKTGAMSYGSISREAHESLAIAMNRLGGKSNTGEGGEDPARFIPDSNGDSRRSAIKQVASGRFGVTSNYLVNADEIQIKMAQGAKPGEGGQLPGRKVYPWVAEVRGSTPGVGLISPPPHHDIYSIEDLAELIHDLKNANPRARINVKLVSEVGVGTIAAGVAKGRADVILVSGYDGGTGASPLASIRHAGMPWELGLAETHQTLMLNNLRDRVVVETDGKIMNGRDLAIAALLGAEEFGFSTAPLIVLGCVMMRVCHLDTCPVGVATQNPELRKKFMGDPSHMVNYMRFVAQEFREIMAQLGFRTINEMVGRVDRLKTKTLIDHYKLKGIDLTPLLHLPELPQDAARYCVKNQNHGLEQSLDMQKLLPLAQPAIESGEQVRATLPINNTNRVVGTIVGSEVTRKYGAQGLPEDTISFRFIGSAGQSFGAFVPKGITLSLEGDSNDYVGKGLSGGKIIIAPSPKSTFKAEENIIIGNTAFYGATSGEAYIRGIAGERFAVRNSGVNVVVEGVGDHGCEYMTGGRVVILGLTGRNFAAGMSGGIAYVYDETGDFYKHCNLEMVLLERVEEAKELAELHGMVQRHVQYTGSSVGDRLLSDWDRSNAKFVKVIPKDYKRMMEQIEKIEQTGLTGDAALLAAFEANMKELARVGGN; the protein is encoded by the coding sequence ATGAAAGAGAATCGTTTGGGATTGCCGCCGAAGCAAGGCCTGTACGATCCGCAGTATGAGAAAGACGCCTGCGGCATGGGCTTTGTGGCAAACATCAAGGGGAGAAAATCGCATACGATCATCCGCCAGGCGCTGACGGTGCTCGAGAATATGGAACATCGCGGCGGCCAAGGCAGCGAGCCGAACTCGGGCGACGGCGCGGGCATTATGATTCAAATTCCGCACGCCTTTTTTGCCCGCGAGCTGAAGAGTCTCGGCATTTCGCTGTCGGAGAGCGGGGAGTATGCGGTCGGCATGCTGTTCTTGTCCCAGGACGAGACGGTCCGCGGCAAGCACGAGCGCGAGCTCGAAACGATCATTCGCGAGGAAGGGCAGACGCTGCTCGGCTGGCGTACGGTTCCGACGAACGACGAGAAGCTCGGCCAAACCGCCAAAGCCGCGATGCCGTTCGTGCGGCAGGTGTTTATCGGCAGGAATGCCGGGCTGACGGACGAACTGGCTTTCGAGCGGAAGCTGTATGTCATCCGCAAGCGGGCGGAGCACGGCATTCGCTACTCCGGCGCCGAGGGCGGGGACAGCTTTTATTTCTCCAGCCTTTCGAGCAAGAAGCTTGTATATAAAGGAATGCTGACGACGGAGCAGGTGCGTTCGTTCTATCTCGATCTAAGCGACGAGTCGATGGAGACGGCGATCGCGCTCGTTCACTCCCGTTTTTCGACGAACACGTTCCCGAGCTGGGAACGCGCGCATCCGTACCGATATATGATTCACAACGGCGAGATCAATACGCTGCGCGGCAACGTCAACTGGATGCATGCGCGCCAAACGCTGTTCGCAAGCGAGCTGTTCGGCGAGGATATGGAGAAAATCAAGCCGATCATCAATCCTGACGGCTCGGACACGGCGATGTTCGACAATACGATCGAGTTTCTGTATCTGGCGGGCCGCTCGCTGCCTCACGCAGCGATGATGATGGTGCCGGAACCGTGGTCCAACCACGAGAGCATGAGCGAAGAGAAAAAAGCGTTCTACGAATATCACAGCTGTCTGATGGAGCCATGGGACGGACCTGCAGCGATGGCGTTCACGGACGGCACCCAAATCGGCGCCATTCTCGACCGGAACGGGCTTCGTCCGGCACGCTACTACGTGACGAAGGACGATCTGATCATTCTCGGCTCCGAAGCCGGCACCGTGCACGTCGATCCCGAGAACATCCTGTACAAGGACCGTCTTCGCCCGGGAAGGATGCTGCTTGTCGATACGAAGGAAGGCCGGATCGTTTCCGACGAGGAAGTGAAGGCCAAGGTCGCGTCGGAGCATCCGTACCGCGAGTGGCTTGACGAGCATTTGGTCGATCTGTACGATCTGCCGGATGCGCCGGAACTGCCGGAGCCGGATCACGATACGGTCCAGCAGCGCCAGCAGGCGTTCGGCTATACGTTCGAGGATTTGCGCAAAGTAATCGAGCCGATGGCGGGCAGCGGCGTCGAGCCGATCGCTTCGATGGGCTACGATGCGCCGCTTGCGGTGCTGTCGGGCCGTCCGCAGCGGCTGTACAACTATTTTAAGCAGATGTTCGCGCAGGTGACGAACCCGCCGATCGATGCGATCCGCGAGGAAATCATCACGGCGACGGGAACGACGATCGGTCCCGAGCGCAACCTGCTGAACCCGGAGCCGGAGAGCTGCCGTCATATCCGGCTTGACTCGCCAGTGCTTTCGAACGAGGAGTTCGCGAAGCTGCGCCATGTTCGCCGCCCGGGCTTCAAGTCGATTACGCTGCCGATCCTGTTCACCGCCTCCGAAGGCGAAGCGGGACTGCGGGCGGCGCTGAAGCAATTGTGCGAAGCGGCCGATCGGGTCATCGCCCGCGGCCATAACATATTGATTCTGTCCGACCGCGGCGTCGACGGCGAGAACGCCGCCATTCCGGCGCTGCTGGCCGTATCCGCGCTGCATCATCATTTGATCCGCGAAGGCACGCGCACGAAGGTAAGCATTCTGCTCGAGTCGGGCGAGCCGCGCGAGGTGCATCATTTTGCACTGCTGCTCGGCTATGGCGTCAGCGCCGTAAACCCGTATCTCGCGTTCGAGACGCTGGACGACATGATCCGGCAGGGGCTGCTCAGAGGGCTCAAGCACGAGAAAGCGGTCAAAAATTTCATCAAAGCCGCCACCAAAGGCGTTGTGAAAATTTTGTCCAAAATGGGCATCTCGACGATTCAGTCGTACCGCGGCGCGCAAATTTTCGAAGCGGTGGGCCTGAAGAAAGAAGTCGTGGACGAATATTTCACCTGGACGGAAACCCGGATCGGCGGAATCGGCCTCGACGTTATCGCCGAAGAGACGCTGAAGCATCATAACCGCGCCTTTGCGGAGCAGGAAGGCCGCGTGAAGGAGCTCGATTCCGGCGGGGACTACCAATGGCGCAAGGACGGCGAGGAGCATCTGTTCAACCCGCAGACGATCCATACACTGCAGATGGCTTCCCGCACGAACAATTATGAGCTGTACAAGAAATTTTCCGAGCTGGTGCAGGGCGAGGACCGGAAGCATCTGACGCTTCGCTCGCTGCTCGATTTTAATTTCAGTGCCGTGCCGGTGCCGATCGAAGAGGTGGAGTCCGTCGATTCGATCGTGAAACGGTTCAAAACCGGCGCGATGTCGTACGGTTCCATTTCCAGGGAAGCGCACGAATCGCTTGCGATCGCGATGAACCGCCTCGGCGGCAAATCGAATACGGGCGAGGGCGGGGAAGATCCGGCGCGTTTCATCCCCGACTCCAATGGCGATTCCCGCCGCAGCGCGATCAAGCAGGTCGCTTCGGGACGCTTTGGCGTCACGAGCAATTACTTGGTCAATGCCGACGAAATTCAAATCAAAATGGCACAGGGCGCCAAGCCGGGCGAAGGCGGGCAGCTTCCGGGACGCAAGGTGTACCCGTGGGTTGCCGAGGTTCGCGGCTCGACGCCGGGCGTCGGACTGATCTCGCCTCCGCCGCACCACGATATTTATTCGATCGAGGATTTGGCGGAGCTGATCCACGATCTGAAGAACGCCAACCCCCGCGCACGTATTAACGTCAAGCTCGTGTCCGAGGTTGGGGTCGGCACGATTGCGGCCGGTGTGGCGAAAGGCCGTGCGGACGTCATCCTCGTCTCCGGGTACGACGGCGGAACCGGCGCATCGCCGCTCGCTTCGATCCGTCACGCGGGCATGCCGTGGGAGCTGGGTCTTGCGGAGACACACCAGACGCTGATGCTCAACAATCTGCGCGACCGCGTCGTCGTCGAGACGGACGGCAAAATTATGAACGGCCGCGACTTGGCGATTGCGGCGCTGCTCGGAGCCGAGGAATTCGGCTTCTCGACCGCGCCGCTCATCGTGCTCGGCTGCGTCATGATGCGCGTGTGCCACCTGGATACGTGTCCGGTCGGCGTCGCGACGCAAAATCCGGAGCTGCGCAAGAAATTTATGGGCGACCCGTCGCATATGGTCAACTATATGCGGTTTGTGGCTCAGGAGTTTCGCGAAATCATGGCCCAGCTCGGCTTCCGGACCATTAACGAGATGGTCGGACGCGTCGATCGCCTGAAGACAAAAACGCTGATCGATCATTACAAGCTGAAAGGCATCGACCTGACGCCGCTGCTCCACCTGCCGGAGCTGCCGCAGGATGCCGCTCGCTACTGCGTCAAGAATCAGAATCACGGCCTCGAGCAGTCGCTTGATATGCAGAAGCTGCTCCCGCTGGCACAGCCGGCGATCGAGAGCGGCGAGCAGGTCAGGGCGACGCTGCCGATTAACAATACGAACCGCGTTGTCGGCACGATCGTCGGCAGCGAGGTCACCCGCAAATATGGCGCGCAAGGGCTGCCGGAGGATACGATCTCGTTCCGCTTCATCGGCTCCGCCGGACAAAGCTTCGGGGCGTTCGTGCCGAAGGGCATTACGCTTTCGCTTGAAGGCGACTCGAACGACTATGTCGGCAAAGGCTTGTCGGGAGGCAAAATTATTATCGCTCCTTCGCCGAAGTCGACGTTTAAAGCCGAAGAAAATATTATTATCGGCAACACCGCATTCTACGGTGCGACGAGCGGCGAAGCCTATATTCGCGGGATTGCGGGCGAGCGCTTCGCCGTGCGGAACTCCGGCGTCAACGTTGTCGTTGAAGGCGTCGGTGATCACGGCTGTGAATATATGACGGGCGGACGCGTCGTCATTCTCGGCCTGACAGGCCGCAACTTTGCGGCAGGAATGTCCGGCGGCATCGCGTATGTGTATGACGAGACCGGCGACTTCTACAAGCACTGCAATTTGGAGATGGTGCTCCTCGAGCGTGTGGAGGAAGCGAAGGAGCTCGCCGAGCTGCACGGTATGGTTCAGCGGCACGTTCAGTACACGGGCAGCAGCGTCGGCGACCGCCTGCTCTCCGACTGGGACCGGTCAAACGCGAAATTCGTGAAGGTCATTCCGAAGGACTACAAGCGGATGATGGAACAAATCGAGAAAATCGAGCAAACCGGTCTTACCGGCGATGCGGCGCTCCTGGCCGCATTCGAAGCGAACATGAAAGAGCTCGCCCGCGTCGGCGGCAACTAA